In the Candidatus Neomarinimicrobiota bacterium genome, one interval contains:
- a CDS encoding 4Fe-4S binding protein, translating to MITVEENKCDFCGTCVAVCPVDAIELFEARIDILHDRCIDCDLCIWICPIEVLHKADGEMISA from the coding sequence ATGATAACAGTAGAAGAAAATAAATGTGATTTTTGCGGTACATGCGTGGCTGTATGTCCGGTAGACGCTATCGAGTTGTTTGAAGCAAGGATAGATATACTGCATGACAGATGCATAGACTGCGACCTTTGCATATGGATCTGCCCTATTGAAGTTTTGCATAAGGCAGATGGTGAAATGATCTCGGCATGA
- a CDS encoding amidophosphoribosyltransferase codes for MSQSKSINEKCGVFGIYGHSEAATLTYHGLFALQHRGQESSGIVSTDGKLAYKHLGMGLVADIFSEPSTLDQLKGHIAIGHNRYSTTGASKIANIQPLQFNLQDFRIAISHNGNLVNTTPIRRELMEEGTIFQTTTDTELIVHLIAKSKSTTLVEKIKDALAKVKGAYSMVLMTDSELIAVRDSQGFRPLCVGQLGDSYIFASESCAFDLVEAEYLRDVEPGEILVADKDGLHSYKGEKNPSYCIFEYVYFSRPDSRVFGEFVDKTRRNLGKKLAEEADVEDADIVIAVPDSSNTAALGYALQSGKKFEIGLIRNHYVGRTFINPRQSQRDFGVKIKFNTVGGVLKGKKVIIVDDSIVRGTTLKKLTRLLKKAGCKEVHVRISSPPIRHPCFYGMDFPTPEELIAGKMSTEEIREYLGADSLYYLSIEGMLEATGKDPSDFCTACFSGEYPIAIEERVVKESIEA; via the coding sequence ATGTCACAGTCAAAAAGCATTAACGAAAAGTGCGGAGTATTCGGTATTTATGGTCATTCCGAGGCTGCTACCCTAACATATCACGGGCTCTTTGCCCTTCAACACAGAGGGCAGGAATCTTCCGGTATTGTTTCTACCGACGGGAAATTAGCGTACAAGCATCTGGGTATGGGTCTTGTAGCGGACATCTTTTCGGAACCGAGCACACTGGATCAGCTCAAGGGTCACATAGCAATTGGACATAACAGGTATTCCACTACAGGCGCGTCCAAGATTGCTAACATTCAACCATTGCAGTTTAATTTACAGGACTTCCGGATAGCAATCTCACATAACGGCAATTTGGTAAACACAACGCCGATTCGCCGGGAACTTATGGAGGAGGGAACTATATTTCAGACCACGACAGATACCGAGCTTATCGTTCATTTGATTGCTAAAAGCAAATCAACGACGCTGGTGGAAAAAATCAAGGACGCCCTCGCAAAGGTCAAGGGAGCTTACTCCATGGTGCTGATGACTGACAGTGAGCTGATTGCGGTAAGGGATTCTCAAGGGTTCAGACCCCTTTGTGTTGGGCAACTCGGAGATTCTTATATATTTGCCTCCGAATCGTGCGCCTTTGATCTTGTAGAGGCTGAGTACCTGAGAGACGTTGAGCCCGGAGAAATACTGGTCGCAGATAAAGACGGGTTACACTCCTATAAGGGCGAGAAGAATCCAAGCTACTGTATTTTCGAGTATGTGTATTTTTCAAGACCCGATAGCCGGGTATTCGGAGAATTCGTTGATAAAACAAGAAGAAATCTCGGGAAAAAACTTGCTGAGGAAGCCGATGTAGAAGATGCGGACATAGTTATAGCAGTACCTGACAGCAGTAATACGGCAGCGCTTGGATACGCATTACAATCTGGTAAAAAATTTGAGATCGGTTTGATAAGGAATCATTACGTCGGAAGAACGTTCATCAATCCACGGCAATCTCAAAGAGATTTTGGAGTCAAAATAAAGTTTAATACTGTCGGCGGAGTACTTAAGGGTAAAAAGGTAATAATAGTAGATGATTCGATAGTCCGGGGAACAACTCTTAAAAAGCTCACACGCCTCCTCAAGAAAGCAGGCTGTAAGGAGGTGCATGTACGAATATCGAGCCCTCCCATTAGGCATCCTTGTTTTTATGGGATGGATTTCCCTACACCGGAAGAGCTTATCGCAGGTAAAATGAGTACCGAAGAAATAAGAGAATACTTAGGAGCCGATTCCCTGTACTACCTCTCTATCGAGGGGATGCTTGAGGCCACAGGGAAAGACCCTTCAGATTTCTGCACTGCGTGTTTTAGCGGGGAATACCCTATAGCCATTGAAGAGAGGGTTGTAAAGGAGTCGATCGAAGCGTAA
- a CDS encoding histidinol-phosphatase, whose translation MHSVYSDGTGKIEDIIRDGKSTELDYLMFTDHFTLKPIEDGYEGWNDGLLTIFGYEHNDENDENHYMIFGMDSVMPKDYTVSEYVKHASEKGALGIIAHPDEIRSHLDSYPPYPWTHWELDGFDCIEIWNQMSHWMEGLTKWNKLWRWLHPRSSIITPTDRILEKWDSLNLSRRVSGIGGVDAHQHIHKLRIGIKVKVFPYKVLFNTIRTHLLFYEPIDDGDHFIDTKNRVINAIRSGRCFISNFKLGDARGFRFWAEVDGKSYTMGQSATISEESAHLFVTIPHKAVIRFVYNGKRGGRIYSDSASRKVSEPGVYRVEVYQGGKGWIYSNHIRLVRKDK comes from the coding sequence ATGCATTCGGTCTATTCTGATGGTACGGGTAAGATAGAGGATATAATCCGGGATGGAAAGTCCACCGAACTCGATTATCTGATGTTTACGGATCATTTTACGTTAAAACCGATTGAAGACGGATATGAGGGCTGGAATGACGGATTGTTAACGATATTCGGCTATGAGCATAACGATGAGAACGATGAAAATCACTATATGATATTCGGAATGGACAGCGTTATGCCTAAGGATTACACGGTCAGTGAATACGTTAAACATGCTTCTGAAAAAGGCGCGCTCGGAATAATCGCTCACCCCGACGAAATCCGCAGCCACCTCGATTCATATCCGCCTTATCCATGGACACACTGGGAGTTGGACGGATTTGACTGCATAGAGATATGGAATCAAATGTCGCATTGGATGGAAGGTCTGACCAAATGGAATAAACTCTGGAGATGGCTTCATCCGCGCTCCTCGATAATAACCCCTACGGACAGAATTCTGGAAAAATGGGACTCACTGAATTTATCGAGGAGAGTCAGCGGGATTGGAGGAGTCGACGCCCATCAGCATATTCACAAGCTACGTATCGGAATCAAAGTCAAAGTATTTCCGTATAAAGTTCTTTTCAACACAATAAGAACTCATCTGTTGTTTTATGAACCCATAGATGACGGCGATCATTTTATAGACACTAAAAACAGAGTAATTAACGCAATCCGAAGCGGGAGATGTTTTATAAGTAATTTCAAACTCGGCGATGCCCGGGGATTTCGGTTCTGGGCAGAGGTAGATGGAAAAAGCTATACTATGGGTCAATCAGCGACGATCTCGGAGGAGAGCGCTCATCTATTCGTAACTATACCTCACAAGGCGGTTATCCGGTTTGTATATAACGGAAAAAGAGGGGGAAGAATATACAGCGACTCGGCTTCAAGAAAAGTGTCAGAACCGGGAGTATATAGAGTGGAGGTCTATCAGGGTGGAAAGGGATGGATATATTCGAACCATATAAGGTTGGTAAGAAAGGATAAGTAA